The window GACACGCGGCCAAGGATGCGGCTGCGTTTACCGGCCACCAGCACCGGTGTGCCAGTCGGCGCCTGACGCGGGTAGCCATCGGCGTAACCCATGGCCACCACGCCGATGCGCATTGGCTTGTCGGTGATGAATCTGGCGCCGTAGCCGATTGGTTCGCCGGCCGGCAATTCACGCACGCAGATGACTTTCGATTCGAGAGTCATCACCGGTTGCAGGCGATCAGCCACGGCGTTGGCTTCTTCGAACGGCGTGGCGCCGTAGAGCATGATGCCCGGGCGAACCCAATCGCTGTGAATCTGCGGCCAACCGAGCACGGCAGGCGAGTTGCGCAGACTGACTTCCGCTGCCAAGCCCTGACGCGCAGCCTCAAACACCGCGACCTGATCGGCGCTGCTCTGCTCGTGCAATTCATCGGCACGGGCGAAGTGGCTCATCAATACGATCTTCGCCACCTTGCCGCTGGCCAGCAGGCGTTGATACGCCGCCGGGTAATCCTTTGGATGCAAACCGACGCGGTGCATGCCCGAATCGAGTTTCAGCCACACAGTGATGGGTTTGCTCAGCGCAGCCTGCTCGATCGCTTCGAGTTGCCACAGCGAGTGCACCACGGTCCAGAAATCATGCTCGACGATCAGCGCCAGTTCATCGGCCTCGAAGATGCCTTCGAGCAACAACACCGGGGCCTTGATGCCGGCGGCGCGCAGCTCCAGCGCTTCTTCTATGCAGGCGACGGCGAAACCATCGGCCTCGGCCTCCAGCGCCTGGGCGCAACGCACCGCGCCATGGCCATAGGCATCAGCCTTGATCACGGCGAGCGCCTTGGCGCCGGTGACTTCGCGGGCAATTCGGTAGTTGTGGCGCAGGGCTTCTAGGTCGATCAGGGCACGGGCAGGACGCATGGCGGCAGACTTCTAGGCGGTCATGGGAATAAAAACCGGCGCTGGCTGACGGCGTGAACCGCCAACAGCACCGGGAGAGGGATCTTTACAGCGGTTTACGGCAGCGCGGCGACGATGGAAATCTCGACCAGGATGCTCGGCTTGGCCATCTTCGCTTCGACGGTGGCACGGGCCGGGGCGGCGCCTTTGGGCAGCCACTGATCCCACACTGAGTTCATCCCGGCAAAGTGCGCTTCGATGTCGTTCAGGTAGATCGTCGCCGACAACAGGTGCTGTTTATCGGTGCCCGCGAGATCGAGCAGGCGCTCGATATTGGCCAGTACGTCGCGAGTCTGCTGTTCAATCCCGGCGTCGAAATCGTCGCCGACCTGCCCGGCCAGATACACGGTGCCGTTGTGGCTGACGATCTGACTCATGCGCTCATTGGTGAGCTGGCGCTGGATTGCCATGTTTTGCGGACTCCTGGGTCTTGTTGCCGTAACGGGAAATATCGAGGCCTTCGGCGCTGATCTGCGGCTTTTTCTTCGCCATCAGGTCAGCCAGCAAGCGACCGGAACCGCACGCCATGGTCCAGCCGAGAGTGCCGTGACCGGTGTTGAGGAACAGGTTCTTGAACGGGGTGGCGCCAACGATCGGCGTGCCGTCCGGAGTGGTCGGACGCAGGCCGGTCCAGAAGCTCGCCTCGGCCAGATTGCCGCCCTGAGGATAAAGGTCGTTGACGATCATCTCCAGGGTTTCGCGGCGACGCGGGTTGAGCGACAG of the Pseudomonas sp. Seg1 genome contains:
- the alr gene encoding alanine racemase; amino-acid sequence: MRPARALIDLEALRHNYRIAREVTGAKALAVIKADAYGHGAVRCAQALEAEADGFAVACIEEALELRAAGIKAPVLLLEGIFEADELALIVEHDFWTVVHSLWQLEAIEQAALSKPITVWLKLDSGMHRVGLHPKDYPAAYQRLLASGKVAKIVLMSHFARADELHEQSSADQVAVFEAARQGLAAEVSLRNSPAVLGWPQIHSDWVRPGIMLYGATPFEEANAVADRLQPVMTLESKVICVRELPAGEPIGYGARFITDKPMRIGVVAMGYADGYPRQAPTGTPVLVAGKRSRILGRVSMDMLCIDLTDVPEADLGSTVELWGKNILASEVAQWADTIPYQIFCNLRRVPRLYSEA
- a CDS encoding RidA family protein → MAIQRQLTNERMSQIVSHNGTVYLAGQVGDDFDAGIEQQTRDVLANIERLLDLAGTDKQHLLSATIYLNDIEAHFAGMNSVWDQWLPKGAAPARATVEAKMAKPSILVEISIVAALP